In Pithys albifrons albifrons isolate INPA30051 chromosome 6, PitAlb_v1, whole genome shotgun sequence, a single genomic region encodes these proteins:
- the FCF1 gene encoding rRNA-processing protein FCF1 homolog, whose translation MGKQKKTRKYAVMKRMISLRDERIKEKDRAKAPVKKKEDPSAIKEREVPQHPSCLFFQYNTQLGPPYHILVDTNFINFSIKAKLDLVQSMMDCLYAKCIPCITDCVMGEIEKLGQKYRVALRIAKDPRFERLPCMHKGTYADDCLVQRVTQHKCYIVATVDKELKRRIRKIPGVPIMYISRHRYNIERMPDDYGAPRF comes from the exons ATG GGGAAGCAGAAGAAGACGCGGAAGTACGCGGTCATGAAGCGCATGATCAGCCTCCGGGATGAGCGCAT TAAAGAGAAGGACCGGGCGAAAGCCCCCGTGAAGAAGAAAGAGGACCCGAGTGCCATCAAAGAGCGGGAGGT CCCCCAGCATCCCTCTTGCTTATTCTTCCAGTATAATACACAGCTGGGCCCCCCTTACCACATTCTGGTTGACACTAACTTCATCAACTTCTCCatcaaggccaagctggaccTAGTGCAGTCAATGATGGACTGTCTCTATGCCAAGT GTATTCCATGTATCACCGATTGTGTAATGGGTGAAATCGAGAAGTTAGGACAGAAGTACCGTGTGGCCTTAAG AATTGCCAAGGACCCTCGGTTTGAACGCTTGCCATGTATGCACAAAGGAACCTATGCAGATGACTGCTTGGTACAGAGGGTCACTCAG CACAAATGTTACATTGTGGCCACAGTGGATAAAGAGCTCAAGCGGAGAATACGAAAAATCCCTGGAGTGCCTATAATGTATATTTCCAGGCACAG ATACAATATTGAAAGGATGCCAGATGATTACGGAGCTCCTCGATTCTAA